One Deinococcus aestuarii DNA segment encodes these proteins:
- a CDS encoding ABC transporter permease, with protein MNWSDLWALAWRGLSRRPVRTLLTALGITVAVASMVVFLSLGEGVRKVFTAELGGIGPDVQVSLSGFSQGFAPQPNLPQSVVGDIRNLAGELGITTVTPVVMTVRSSLDVSQSVVLYGLPAAQGVQAVFPKVTPAAGRALTPADEGQGVAVVGAKAAQNLRLKPGSVLNLNRRNRVRVVGVLAPESGLVDSFIFLPLSTLQRAEGAQGRVSLVALKLANPRGARTVATTLGKRLNVEAQTQSDFLSFVERALRISDAVRFGISLIALIVGGLAVANTVMMGVFERTREFGTLRAIGARPTFVRALVLTESLLLALAGGVGGLLLGLGGIWAVNLYTQSLAGIDAAALTPRLTALALGISLLLGLVSGLLPARSASRLSITEALGRV; from the coding sequence GTGAACTGGTCCGATCTCTGGGCGCTCGCGTGGCGGGGCCTTTCCCGCCGCCCGGTGCGCACGCTCCTCACCGCGCTCGGCATCACGGTGGCGGTGGCGAGCATGGTGGTCTTCCTCTCCCTCGGCGAGGGCGTCCGCAAGGTCTTCACGGCGGAACTCGGCGGCATCGGCCCCGACGTGCAGGTCAGCCTCAGCGGCTTTTCGCAGGGCTTCGCGCCGCAGCCCAACCTCCCGCAGTCGGTTGTCGGGGACATCCGGAACCTCGCCGGGGAGCTGGGCATTACCACCGTCACGCCCGTCGTGATGACGGTGCGCAGCAGCCTCGACGTGTCGCAGAGCGTGGTGCTCTACGGCCTCCCGGCGGCGCAGGGCGTGCAGGCGGTCTTTCCCAAGGTCACCCCGGCGGCGGGGCGGGCGCTCACCCCGGCGGACGAGGGACAGGGCGTGGCGGTCGTCGGGGCGAAGGCGGCGCAGAACCTCCGGTTGAAGCCGGGGTCGGTCCTCAACCTCAACCGCCGCAACCGGGTGCGGGTGGTGGGCGTCCTGGCGCCCGAGTCGGGGCTGGTGGACAGCTTCATCTTCCTGCCGCTCTCGACCCTGCAACGGGCGGAGGGCGCGCAGGGGCGGGTGTCGCTGGTGGCGCTGAAGCTGGCGAACCCGCGGGGCGCCCGCACGGTGGCGACCACCCTGGGGAAGCGGCTGAACGTCGAGGCGCAGACGCAATCGGACTTCCTCTCCTTTGTGGAGCGGGCGCTGCGGATCAGCGACGCGGTGCGCTTCGGCATCTCCCTCATCGCCCTGATCGTGGGCGGGCTGGCGGTGGCGAACACGGTCATGATGGGCGTCTTCGAGCGCACCCGCGAGTTCGGCACCCTGCGCGCCATCGGGGCGCGGCCCACCTTCGTGCGGGCCCTCGTCCTCACCGAGTCGCTGCTCCTCGCGCTCGCGGGCGGGGTGGGCGGCCTGCTGCTCGGCCTCGGCGGCATCTGGGCGGTGAACCTCTATACCCAGAGCCTCGCCGGGATCGACGCGGCGGCCCTCACGCCCCGGCTCACCGCGCTGGCACTCGGGATCAGCCTGCTGCTGGGGCTCGTCTCCGGTCTGCTCCCCGCCCGCAGCGCGAGCCGCCTGAGCATCACCGAGGCGCTGGGGCGGGTGTGA
- a CDS encoding HAMP domain-containing protein codes for MKYTVVIRQPVPEEVRAGLEEQLVTRFGLSPEQAGRLAARRAGRLMKPTGRARAELLLRVFQEAGVSAILEEVREETAVLAGPFQDLAAAPALPRRPAPEPEGSVALAPEPVTASALDGLAPPAGESWADLAASARVPADPFAPDPFAPPVLGGPDLFAPVPTAAAAPTGEVQASAPPASPDIWSDFTGALTVADTAPGPQAAAGAAETYLTAISDEPRVNLGPRRSLARQLTFGALAPLILSTAVTLGLLTTILPGLQRQLVAQNAQAVAVAVGTSLDTRDQETVNAQLDTLLRRSEVGFVRVELPDGTTYFRSATPELDGVLQGRVARFLGENPETGTFVASGSPADAYREQLAQLSEVGAGNSAQAQRLRRLADAKENQQSSRTSYVVSRLGVMETQDGGRTTAAATETSPNLLYRISVGVGNTQAAANLRNTLLLVLAVSLLALGLAASFAVRSARRVVQPIERLVKVADAISMGDLTRPVQVGRNDEIGDLSQALERMRLSLEAAMDRLRRRKR; via the coding sequence ATGAAGTACACGGTCGTGATTCGTCAACCGGTGCCCGAGGAGGTGCGGGCCGGGCTCGAAGAGCAGCTCGTGACGCGCTTTGGGCTCTCGCCCGAGCAGGCGGGCCGCCTCGCCGCCCGGCGCGCGGGCCGCCTGATGAAGCCCACCGGGCGCGCCCGCGCCGAGCTGCTGCTGCGCGTCTTTCAGGAGGCGGGCGTTTCGGCCATCCTGGAGGAGGTACGCGAGGAGACGGCGGTCCTGGCCGGGCCCTTTCAGGACCTCGCCGCCGCGCCCGCCCTGCCCAGGCGCCCGGCGCCCGAACCCGAGGGCAGCGTGGCCCTCGCGCCGGAGCCCGTCACCGCTTCCGCGCTGGACGGGCTCGCCCCCCCGGCCGGGGAGAGCTGGGCCGACCTCGCCGCCTCGGCCCGGGTCCCGGCGGACCCCTTCGCGCCCGACCCTTTCGCGCCGCCTGTCCTCGGGGGGCCCGACCTGTTCGCCCCGGTGCCGACGGCGGCCGCCGCGCCCACCGGGGAGGTGCAGGCGAGCGCGCCCCCGGCGAGCCCCGACATCTGGTCGGACTTCACGGGCGCCCTGACCGTGGCCGACACGGCGCCGGGGCCCCAGGCGGCGGCGGGCGCGGCGGAGACGTACCTCACGGCGATCTCCGACGAGCCCCGCGTGAACCTGGGGCCCCGGCGCAGCCTCGCCCGGCAGCTCACCTTCGGGGCGCTCGCGCCGCTCATCCTCTCCACCGCCGTGACGCTCGGGCTGCTCACCACGATCCTGCCGGGGCTCCAGCGTCAGTTGGTGGCGCAAAACGCGCAGGCGGTGGCGGTGGCGGTCGGCACCAGCCTCGACACCCGCGACCAGGAGACCGTGAACGCCCAGCTCGACACGCTGCTGCGCCGTTCCGAGGTGGGTTTCGTGCGGGTGGAACTTCCGGACGGCACGACCTACTTCCGCAGCGCGACCCCCGAGCTCGACGGCGTGTTGCAGGGCCGGGTCGCCCGCTTCCTGGGAGAAAATCCCGAGACGGGCACCTTCGTGGCAAGCGGCAGCCCCGCCGACGCCTACCGCGAGCAGCTCGCCCAGCTCAGCGAGGTCGGCGCGGGGAACTCGGCCCAGGCCCAGCGGCTGCGCCGCCTCGCCGACGCCAAGGAAAACCAGCAGTCGTCGCGCACAAGCTATGTGGTGAGCCGCCTCGGCGTGATGGAAACGCAAGACGGCGGACGCACGACCGCCGCCGCCACCGAAACCTCCCCCAACCTGCTCTACCGCATCTCCGTGGGCGTGGGCAACACGCAGGCCGCCGCCAACCTGCGCAACACGCTGCTCCTCGTGCTCGCCGTGTCGCTCCTCGCCCTGGGGCTGGCCGCCTCCTTCGCCGTGCGCAGCGCCCGCCGGGTCGTTCAGCCTATCGAACGCCTCGTGAAGGTCGCCGACGCGATCAGCATGGGCGACCTCACCCGCCCGGTGCAGGTGGGGCGCAACGACGAGATCGGCGACCTCTCGCAGGCCCTGGAGCGGATGCGCCTGAGCCTGGAGGCCGCGATGGACCGCCTGCGCCGCCGCAAGCGCTGA
- a CDS encoding phospho-N-acetylmuramoyl-pentapeptide-transferase — MMVVAALLSWFLVGLFIRASRARGWGQPVRRDGPQTHLKKEGTPTAGGVAFVLALALVFFPLSLAGRGGGERELLLILTALAMGVIGGIDDLLKIRSRMRGGGKKELLAREKFPLQILVALAFAFFAAPLASHEVLPSLGRVLDIILLTLVMVGSVNAFNFTDGLDGLLAGVAMIVLLPLLALSPVSALLVAVLLGFLWFNAHPARVFMGDMGSHAIGAVAAGAYVLYADVWLLPLAAIIPVVAVLSVVLQVASFRLRGKRIFKMSPIQHHFELSGWPETHVTVRFWVVTAVATAAVWWVLGGRP; from the coding sequence GTGATGGTCGTCGCGGCCCTGCTCTCGTGGTTTTTGGTGGGCCTCTTCATCCGGGCGAGCCGGGCGCGCGGCTGGGGCCAGCCTGTGCGCCGTGACGGCCCGCAGACCCACCTGAAAAAGGAGGGCACCCCCACGGCGGGCGGCGTCGCCTTCGTGCTGGCGCTGGCGCTCGTCTTCTTCCCCCTCTCCCTGGCGGGCCGGGGGGGTGGCGAGCGCGAACTCCTGCTGATCCTGACCGCACTGGCGATGGGCGTGATCGGCGGGATCGACGACCTGCTCAAGATTCGCTCGCGGATGCGGGGGGGCGGCAAGAAGGAGCTGCTCGCCCGCGAGAAGTTCCCGCTGCAAATCCTCGTCGCCCTCGCCTTCGCCTTTTTCGCCGCGCCGCTCGCCAGCCACGAGGTCCTGCCCTCGCTCGGGCGGGTGCTCGACATCATCCTGCTGACGCTGGTCATGGTGGGCTCGGTGAACGCCTTTAACTTCACCGACGGGCTCGACGGCCTGCTCGCGGGCGTCGCCATGATCGTGCTGCTGCCCCTTCTCGCCCTCTCCCCGGTGAGTGCGCTGCTCGTCGCCGTCTTGCTCGGCTTCCTGTGGTTCAACGCCCACCCGGCGCGTGTCTTCATGGGGGACATGGGCTCGCACGCCATCGGGGCCGTCGCGGCGGGGGCCTACGTCCTGTACGCGGACGTGTGGCTCCTGCCCCTGGCGGCGATCATTCCGGTGGTCGCCGTCCTGAGCGTCGTCTTGCAGGTCGCGTCCTTCCGGCTGCGCGGCAAACGCATCTTCAAGATGAGCCCCATCCAGCACCACTTCGAGCTGAGCGGCTGGCCCGAGACCCACGTCACCGTGCGCTTCTGGGTGGTCACGGCGGTGGCGACGGCGGCGGTGTGGTGGGTGCTGGGGGGCAGGCCGTAG
- the fni gene encoding type 2 isopentenyl-diphosphate Delta-isomerase, whose amino-acid sequence MTAGDVVPEEASGIQARKLRHIEACLRPESQYAGVTTGLERVPWPYRALPELDLEAVRLETTFLGKSLRAPVLIGAMTGGAERAALINRRLATAAARLGVGMMLGSQRVMLERPEAAVSFRVREVAPDILLVGNLGAAQFGLGYGAREATRAVREVGADALAIHVNPLQEALQPGGDTRWAGLTARLAEVVPALPFPVILKEVGHGLDARTVRAAAGLGFAALDVAGAGGTSWARVEQLVHFGSVLSPDLCEVGVPTARALQDARQSAPDLPLIASGGIRTGLDAARALALGARVVAVARPLLEPALESAEAVEAWLARFIHELRVALFVGGYAGVEEVRGTAELETAPGSLS is encoded by the coding sequence GTGACGGCGGGCGACGTGGTTCCGGAGGAGGCCAGCGGGATTCAGGCCCGCAAGCTGCGGCACATCGAGGCCTGCCTGCGGCCCGAGAGCCAGTACGCGGGAGTGACGACCGGGCTGGAGCGGGTGCCCTGGCCGTACCGGGCGCTGCCCGAACTCGACCTCGAGGCGGTGCGGCTGGAGACGACCTTCCTGGGCAAGAGCCTGCGGGCGCCCGTGTTGATCGGCGCGATGACGGGCGGGGCCGAGCGGGCGGCCCTGATCAACCGCCGCCTCGCCACCGCGGCCGCCCGGCTGGGGGTCGGCATGATGCTCGGGTCGCAACGGGTGATGCTCGAACGTCCCGAGGCGGCGGTCAGCTTCCGGGTGCGCGAGGTGGCGCCGGACATCCTCCTCGTCGGCAACCTCGGCGCGGCGCAGTTCGGGCTGGGGTACGGGGCGCGCGAGGCCACGCGGGCGGTGCGCGAGGTCGGGGCCGACGCCCTCGCCATCCACGTCAATCCGCTTCAGGAGGCCCTGCAACCGGGCGGCGATACGCGCTGGGCGGGGTTGACGGCACGGCTCGCGGAGGTCGTGCCCGCGCTGCCCTTCCCGGTGATCCTCAAGGAGGTCGGGCACGGGCTGGACGCGCGGACGGTTCGCGCGGCGGCGGGCCTGGGCTTCGCGGCCCTCGACGTGGCGGGCGCGGGCGGCACGAGCTGGGCGCGGGTCGAGCAGCTCGTCCACTTTGGAAGCGTCCTGAGCCCCGACCTGTGCGAGGTGGGCGTTCCGACCGCACGGGCCCTGCAAGACGCCCGCCAGTCCGCCCCCGACCTGCCGCTGATCGCCTCGGGCGGCATCCGCACGGGCCTCGACGCCGCCCGGGCCCTCGCCCTGGGAGCCCGGGTCGTCGCGGTGGCCCGCCCGCTCCTCGAACCCGCGCTGGAGAGCGCCGAGGCGGTGGAGGCGTGGCTGGCGCGCTTCATCCACGAGCTGCGGGTCGCCCTCTTCGTCGGGGGGTACGCGGGTGTGGAGGAGGTGCGGGGGACGGCGGAACTGGAGACCGCTCCCGGCTCACTGTCCTGA
- a CDS encoding monothiol bacilliredoxin BrxC family protein encodes MTQATTQPEQKQVLVPLTTPEEVDTFLREYPLAAVFKAGTCHKTMQGFGVLETFLTRHDLPVGFIRVVDWRPASNHVAERTGIVHHSPQFILFREGEPQFEANNWDITAQTLSPVFEAQVPRRQGAGAVATEDNVEPYRRLMRAFLDGQLSEWAFQDQYVTFFRDDASLRSQREFEALSRLFGDPDAYHGGLHQLGAPQARGDLRARVQDLLAELG; translated from the coding sequence ATGACGCAAGCCACGACGCAACCCGAACAGAAGCAGGTGCTCGTGCCCCTGACGACGCCCGAGGAGGTGGACACCTTCTTGCGGGAGTATCCGCTGGCGGCGGTCTTCAAGGCGGGCACCTGCCACAAGACGATGCAGGGCTTCGGGGTCCTGGAGACCTTCCTGACGCGCCACGACCTGCCGGTAGGCTTTATCCGGGTGGTGGACTGGCGCCCGGCGAGCAACCACGTCGCCGAGCGCACCGGGATTGTGCACCACAGCCCGCAGTTCATCCTCTTCAGGGAGGGCGAGCCGCAGTTCGAGGCCAACAACTGGGACATCACGGCCCAGACGCTTTCTCCTGTCTTCGAGGCGCAGGTGCCCCGCCGCCAGGGCGCGGGCGCGGTGGCGACCGAGGACAACGTGGAGCCCTACCGCCGCCTGATGCGGGCGTTCCTCGACGGCCAGCTCAGCGAGTGGGCCTTCCAGGACCAGTACGTGACCTTCTTTCGCGACGACGCCTCGCTGCGCAGCCAGCGCGAGTTCGAGGCCCTCTCGCGCCTCTTCGGCGACCCCGACGCCTACCACGGCGGGCTGCACCAGCTCGGCGCCCCCCAGGCGCGCGGCGACCTCCGCGCCCGCGTTCAGGACCTGCTCGCCGAACTCGGCTGA
- a CDS encoding class I SAM-dependent rRNA methyltransferase has product MPLPHLPTLLARRAKLPGEGTTVYRAAHTTETDGLFALDVAGDTGVLSLYADLTPGEETRLAAACGDAAGLAGVYLKRRPVEARHAANVAREWLSPPEPVWGEERTDVVALENGVPFLIRPGDDLSIGLFTDARPMRAWVREHAPPGGRVLNTFAYTCGFGLNAALGRAEVVKNVDLSRKVLAWGQENYALSGLAAPATDFLYGDVFEWLARLRRRGDTFDLVILDPPSFARGRGGVWRAESDYGALVASAADVTAPGGRLLAMTNHAGLSESAFERLVASGLTKAGRRAHLDTHLHPGEDYPGATHLKAQVWTLG; this is encoded by the coding sequence GTGCCCCTCCCCCACCTCCCCACCCTCCTCGCCCGCCGCGCGAAGTTGCCCGGCGAGGGGACGACCGTGTACCGGGCGGCGCACACGACCGAGACGGACGGCCTCTTCGCGCTCGACGTGGCGGGGGACACGGGCGTGCTGAGCCTCTACGCCGACCTCACCCCCGGTGAGGAAACGCGGCTGGCGGCGGCGTGCGGCGACGCGGCTGGGCTGGCGGGCGTGTACCTCAAGCGGCGCCCGGTGGAGGCCCGGCACGCGGCGAACGTGGCGCGGGAATGGCTCTCCCCGCCCGAACCCGTCTGGGGGGAAGAACGGACCGACGTGGTGGCGCTGGAAAACGGCGTGCCCTTCCTGATCCGGCCCGGGGACGACCTCAGCATCGGGCTCTTCACCGACGCCCGCCCTATGCGCGCCTGGGTGCGGGAGCACGCGCCGCCGGGGGGCCGGGTGCTGAACACCTTCGCCTACACCTGCGGCTTCGGCCTGAATGCCGCGCTGGGTAGGGCCGAGGTCGTCAAGAACGTGGACCTCTCGCGCAAGGTGCTCGCCTGGGGGCAGGAGAACTACGCGCTGAGCGGCCTCGCGGCACCCGCCACCGATTTCCTCTACGGGGACGTGTTCGAGTGGCTTGCCCGGCTGCGTCGGCGCGGCGACACCTTCGACCTTGTGATCCTCGACCCGCCGAGCTTCGCGCGGGGCCGGGGCGGCGTGTGGCGGGCCGAATCTGACTACGGGGCCCTCGTCGCCTCTGCGGCGGACGTGACGGCACCCGGCGGGCGCCTGCTCGCCATGACCAACCACGCGGGGCTGTCGGAATCGGCCTTCGAGCGCCTCGTGGCGTCAGGGTTGACGAAGGCTGGACGGCGAGCGCATCTGGACACTCACCTCCACCCCGGCGAGGACTACCCCGGCGCCACCCACCTCAAGGCGCAGGTGTGGACGCTGGGTTGA
- a CDS encoding helix-turn-helix transcriptional regulator produces the protein MYDPSMRVLTVLELLQAHERVTGAELSRRLEVSPRTVQRYVARLQDLGIPVESTRGVGGAYRLKPGFRLPPLMFSGEEALALALGLHALHHLGLTALAPAVAGASAKLSRTLPRPLRERVGALEDAVQLDAFPWTVPTDAAVLSCLLGAVQAQRAVTFAYRSHEGVRTRREVEVYGVVHLDGRWYAVGRCRWRDALRCFRLDRISEPVGGEGAFTRPPDFDARAYLRATLPFAHAPYEIEVWLDLPREEAALHFAPGRVALEPDPACGGTRLRCTREHLESFAAMLLRLGCALSVREPPELREAFAVLAGRARAACLTPPVPDARATLPV, from the coding sequence ATGTACGACCCCTCGATGCGGGTGCTCACCGTGCTCGAACTCCTCCAGGCCCACGAGCGGGTGACGGGGGCGGAATTGAGCCGACGGCTGGAGGTCAGCCCGCGCACGGTGCAGCGGTATGTCGCCCGCTTGCAGGATCTGGGCATCCCGGTGGAGTCCACGCGGGGCGTGGGCGGCGCGTACCGCCTGAAGCCCGGTTTCCGCCTGCCGCCCCTGATGTTCAGCGGGGAGGAGGCGCTGGCGCTGGCGCTGGGCCTGCACGCCCTGCACCACCTCGGGCTGACGGCGCTGGCCCCGGCCGTCGCGGGCGCGAGCGCGAAGCTCAGCCGCACCCTGCCTCGCCCGCTGCGCGAACGCGTGGGGGCGCTGGAGGACGCGGTGCAGCTCGACGCCTTTCCCTGGACGGTGCCCACCGACGCCGCCGTGCTGTCGTGCCTGCTCGGCGCCGTTCAGGCCCAGCGGGCCGTGACCTTCGCGTACCGCTCGCACGAGGGGGTGCGGACCCGGCGGGAGGTCGAGGTCTACGGGGTCGTTCATCTGGACGGGCGCTGGTACGCGGTGGGGCGCTGCCGGTGGCGGGACGCGCTGCGCTGCTTCCGGCTCGACCGCATCTCGGAGCCCGTGGGGGGGGAGGGGGCCTTCACCCGCCCGCCCGACTTCGACGCCCGGGCCTACCTGCGCGCCACCCTGCCCTTCGCGCACGCCCCCTACGAGATCGAGGTCTGGCTGGACCTGCCCCGCGAGGAGGCGGCCTTGCACTTCGCCCCCGGGCGGGTGGCCCTCGAACCCGACCCCGCCTGCGGGGGAACGCGGCTGCGCTGCACGCGGGAGCACCTGGAATCCTTCGCCGCCATGCTGCTGCGGCTGGGGTGCGCGCTCTCCGTGCGTGAGCCGCCCGAATTGCGGGAGGCCTTCGCCGTGCTGGCTGGCCGGGCGCGGGCCGCCTGCCTGACCCCACCTGTTCCGGACGCACGTGCTACGCTCCCCGTTTGA
- a CDS encoding ABC transporter ATP-binding protein, with amino-acid sequence MTVTSSPPAVSVLSALDLSRVYPSGEGTVTALAPFTHAFPPGLTAVVGPSGSGKSTLLNLLAGFDTPTTGRVTVDGTDLHALSEAARADFRLAHYGFVFQSHNLVTILTALENVEFPLALAGVPPRERRERARALLDEVGLGARGGHLPSQLSGGEAQRVAVARALARDPRVILADEPTGNLDSRTGERVLDLLLAPARAGRTVVLITHDRDVAGLADHTLRVRDGVVAPQD; translated from the coding sequence ATGACGGTGACCTCCTCCCCCCCCGCCGTGTCCGTCCTCTCGGCCCTGGACCTGTCGCGCGTCTACCCCAGCGGTGAGGGCACGGTGACGGCGCTCGCCCCCTTCACCCACGCCTTCCCCCCGGGACTCACGGCGGTCGTCGGGCCCAGCGGCAGCGGGAAAAGTACGCTGCTCAACCTCCTCGCAGGCTTCGACACCCCCACCACGGGCCGGGTGACGGTGGACGGCACCGACCTGCACGCGCTCTCGGAAGCCGCGCGGGCGGACTTCCGGCTAGCGCACTACGGCTTCGTGTTCCAGAGCCACAACCTCGTGACCATCCTGACCGCCCTGGAGAACGTGGAGTTTCCCCTGGCGCTGGCGGGCGTGCCCCCCCGGGAACGGCGCGAGCGGGCGCGGGCCCTGCTGGACGAGGTGGGGCTGGGCGCACGCGGCGGGCACCTTCCCTCGCAGCTCTCGGGCGGGGAGGCGCAGCGGGTGGCGGTCGCCCGCGCCCTGGCCCGCGACCCACGGGTGATCCTCGCGGACGAGCCCACCGGCAACCTCGACAGCCGTACCGGGGAGCGGGTGCTCGACCTCCTCCTCGCCCCCGCGCGGGCAGGCCGCACCGTCGTCCTGATCACCCACGACCGGGACGTGGCGGGCTTAGCCGACCACACGCTGCGGGTGCGGGACGGGGTGGTCGCGCCTCAGGACTGA
- the alr gene encoding alanine racemase produces MLPRAQALISEAALNGNLTALARRGGARLLLPVKAGAYGHGLEAVARTAARHPDVWGFGVAVPQEAVALAALGLGKPALLLTPPAPEEVSPLADLGVRLPVASLAEADALPPHARAHLKVDTGMNRLGARPGEAVAVGRRLAERGLLEGAYTHFATADEPDLSFAHEQLARFRRVLEALPPVLAHAANGGGVLSFGPLPGLTLARPGLAAYGFAPAHLRDRAPLTPVMTLRARVTHVHPVHPGETVSYGGLWRATRETTVATVGFGYADGYPRNATGQAHVLAGGERRPVLGRICMDQFMVDVTGLDVQTGDWVEVWGAGDITVSDVAAWGGTVEYEVLTGVGARVARLVQSGQTAASEPL; encoded by the coding sequence GTGCTGCCCCGCGCCCAGGCCCTGATCTCCGAAGCCGCCCTGAACGGCAACCTCACCGCGCTCGCCCGGCGGGGGGGCGCCCGGCTGCTGCTGCCGGTGAAGGCGGGCGCCTACGGGCACGGGCTGGAGGCCGTGGCCCGGACCGCCGCCCGCCACCCCGACGTGTGGGGCTTCGGGGTGGCGGTGCCGCAGGAGGCGGTGGCCCTCGCCGCGCTGGGGCTCGGCAAACCCGCCTTGCTGCTGACCCCGCCCGCCCCGGAGGAGGTCTCCCCTCTCGCCGACCTCGGCGTGCGGCTGCCCGTCGCCTCCCTCGCCGAGGCGGACGCCCTGCCCCCCCACGCCCGCGCGCACCTCAAGGTCGACACCGGCATGAACCGCCTCGGCGCCCGCCCCGGGGAGGCCGTGGCGGTGGGCCGCCGCCTCGCCGAGCGCGGCCTGCTGGAGGGGGCCTACACCCACTTCGCCACCGCCGACGAGCCCGACCTGTCGTTCGCCCACGAGCAACTCGCCCGCTTCCGGCGGGTGCTGGAGGCGTTGCCGCCCGTCCTCGCCCACGCGGCGAACGGCGGCGGCGTGCTGAGCTTCGGGCCGCTGCCCGGCCTCACGCTCGCGCGCCCCGGTCTCGCCGCCTACGGCTTCGCGCCCGCGCACCTGCGCGACCGGGCACCCCTCACCCCGGTGATGACCCTGCGCGCCCGCGTCACCCACGTCCACCCGGTCCACCCCGGCGAGACCGTCAGCTACGGCGGGCTGTGGCGGGCGACGCGGGAGACGACGGTCGCCACGGTGGGCTTCGGCTACGCGGACGGCTACCCCCGCAATGCGACCGGACAGGCCCACGTCCTCGCCGGAGGCGAGCGCCGCCCCGTGCTGGGCCGCATCTGCATGGACCAGTTCATGGTGGACGTGACCGGGCTGGACGTCCAGACGGGCGACTGGGTGGAGGTCTGGGGGGCCGGAGACATCACCGTCAGCGACGTGGCCGCCTGGGGAGGCACGGTCGAGTACGAGGTGCTGACGGGGGTGGGCGCCCGGGTCGCGCGGCTGGTGCAGTCCGGCCAGACGGCGGCCTCGGAGCCTCTCTGA
- a CDS encoding YqjF family protein has protein sequence MRPALPPTRAPWVLRMTWRDLCFLHWPVAPEAIARTLPAGAEVETREGRAWLGAVPFRMTGVSPRLLPDVPGVSAFPELNLRTYVRVDGVPGVWFYSLDAAQPLAVRLARRLFHLPYFDARMWADTREGVTRYASLRTHRGTAPARFAAAYRPVGPALDPAPGSLDAWLTDRLVLYSTDGRGRLYRGRVDHVAWPLRRAEAVVTGNTLADGLGVTLEGEPHLLHAERLEVRAWPLERVR, from the coding sequence ATGCGCCCCGCCCTCCCCCCGACCCGCGCTCCCTGGGTCCTGCGGATGACGTGGCGGGACCTGTGCTTCCTGCACTGGCCGGTGGCCCCGGAGGCCATCGCCCGCACGCTGCCCGCCGGGGCCGAGGTGGAGACCCGGGAGGGCCGGGCGTGGCTGGGCGCCGTGCCCTTCCGCATGACGGGCGTCTCGCCCCGCCTCCTCCCCGACGTGCCGGGGGTGAGCGCCTTTCCGGAGCTCAACCTGCGCACCTACGTCCGCGTGGACGGCGTGCCCGGCGTGTGGTTTTACAGCCTCGACGCCGCCCAGCCCCTCGCCGTGCGTCTCGCGCGCCGCCTCTTCCACCTGCCGTATTTCGACGCGCGGATGTGGGCGGACACGCGGGAGGGGGTCACCCGTTACGCGAGCCTGCGCACCCACCGGGGCACAGCTCCGGCCCGCTTCGCCGCCGCGTACCGCCCGGTGGGCCCGGCCCTGGACCCGGCACCGGGGAGCCTCGACGCCTGGCTCACCGACCGCCTGGTGCTCTACAGCACGGACGGGCGGGGCCGACTCTACCGGGGCCGGGTCGATCACGTCGCGTGGCCGCTGCGCCGCGCCGAGGCCGTGGTCACCGGGAACACCCTCGCGGACGGGCTGGGGGTGACCCTGGAGGGGGAACCGCACCTCCTGCACGCCGAGCGGCTGGAGGTGCGGGCATGGCCGCTGGAGCGGGTGCGCTGA